Proteins encoded within one genomic window of Gambusia affinis linkage group LG23, SWU_Gaff_1.0, whole genome shotgun sequence:
- the mkln1 gene encoding muskelin isoform X2 yields MKAVFTFLADSRTPQGIMTQHVGRWNILVDKPNDQSSRWSSESNYPPQFLILKLERPAIVQSITFGKYEKTHVCNLKKFKVFGGMSEENMTELLSSGLKNDYNKETFTLKHKIDEQMFPCRFVKIVPLMSWGPSFNFSIWYIELHGIEDPDVVQPCLNWYSKYREQEAIRLCLKHFRQHNYTEAFESLQKKTRIALEHPMLTHLHDCLVLQGDFDACEELIDKAVRDGLFNQYISQQEYKPRWSQIIPKCNKGTGSQEISRDDMNSDADDNRPGMRGGHQMVIDVQTETVYLFGGWDGTQDLADFWAYSVQENQWACISRDTEKENGPSARSCHKMCIDSQRRQIYTLGRYLDSSVRNSKSLKSDFYRYDITANTWTLLSEDTSADGGPKLVFDHQMCMDSEKHMIYTFGGRILTCNGSVEDSRTSEPQFSGLYAFHCQAGTWRLLREDSCNAGPEDIQSRIGHCMLFHTRNRCLYVFGGQRSKTYLNDFFSYDVDGDHVEIISDGTKKDSGMVPMTGFTQRATIDPELNEIHVLSGLSKDKDKREENVRNSFWIYDIARNNWSCVYKNDQAVKENPSKTLQEEEPCPRFAHQLVYDEMHKVHYLFGGNPGKSCSPKMRLDDFWSLKLCRPSKEYLLRHCRYLIRKYRFEEKAQSEPLNALKYLQNDLSLTVDHTDPDETKEFQLLPTALFKSSSDFIPLGFSDVDQTYAQRTQLFDTLVNFFPDSMTPPKGNLVDLITL; encoded by the exons ATGAAAGCTGTGTTCACTTTCCTTGCTGACTCACGCACTCCGCAGGGAATCATGACTCAACATGTCGGAAGATG gAATATCTTGGTGGATAAACCTAACGATCAGTCCTCCAGGTGGTCTTCAGAAAGCAACTATCCTCCGCAG TTTTTAATCTTGAAGTTGGAAAGGCCGGCGATTGTTCAGAGTATCACCTTTGGCAAGTATGAGAAGACTCATGTCTGCAACCTCAAGAAGTTCAAAGTGTTTGGTGGGATGAGTGAGGAGAACATGACAGAACTTTTATCCAG TGGCCTTAAGAACGACTACAACAAGGAGACGTTTACGTTAAAGCATAAAATTGATGAGCAGATGTTTCcctgcagatttgtgaaaataG TGCCTCTGATGTCTTGGGGGCCCAGTTTTAACTTCAGCATCTGGTACATTGAACTGCATGGCATTGAGGACCCTGATGTGGTGCAGCCCTGCCTTAACTGGTACAGCAAG TACAGAGAACAGGAAGCCATTCGGCTCTGCCTCAAGCACTTCCGGCAGCACAACTACACGGAAGCCTTCGAGTCGCTGCAGAAGAAGACGCGCATAGCCCTGGAGCACCCCATGCTCACACACCTGCACGACTGTCTGGTGCTGCAGGGAGACTTTGACGCCTGTGAGGAGCTCATAGACAAAGCAGTGAGAG ATGGTTTGTTTAACCAGTACATCAGCCAGCAGGAGTACAAGCCCAGGTGGAGTCAGATTATCCCCAAGTGCAACAAAGGTACAGGCAGCCAAGAAATCAGCCGAGACGACATGAACA GTGACGCCGATGACAATAGGCCCGGGATGAGGGGAGGACATCAAATGGTCATTGACGTCCAGACTG AGACGGTGTACCTGTTCGGGGGTTGGGATGGCACTCAGGATCTGGCTGACTTCTGGGCTTACAGCGTCCAGGAGAACCAGTGGGCCTGCATCTCCAGGGACACAGAAAAAGAG AACGGCCCGAGCGCCCGCTCCTGCCACAAGATGTGCATCGACTCGCAACGCCGGCAGATCTACACGCTGGGCCGCTACCTGGACTCCAGCGTCAGGAACAGCAAGTCCTTGAAGAGCGACTTCTACCGCTACGACATCACGGCCAACACCTGGACGCTCCTCAGCGAAGACACGTCAGCGGACGGAGGGCCCAAGCTGGTGTTTGACCACCAG ATGTGCATGGACTCAGAGAAACACATGATTTACACGTTTGGCGGCCGCATCCTGACGTGTAACGGCAGCGTAGAGGACAGTCGGACATCGGAGCCACAGTTCAGTGGTTTGTACGCCTTCCACTGCCAGGCGGGGACGTGGCGCCTCCTACGGGAAGACTCGTGCAACGCCGGGCCAGAAGACATTCAGTCCCGGATCGGACACTGCATGCTCTTCCACACC AGAAACCGCTGTCTCTATGTGTttgggggtcagaggtcaaagacGTACCTGAACGATTTCTTCAGCTACGACGTGGACGGAGATCATGTAGAGATCATATCTGATGGTACCAAAAAGGATTCTGGGATGG TTCCAATGACTGGTTTCACCCAAAGAGCCACCATCGACCCGGAGCTCAACGAGATCCACGTCCTGTCTGGGCTgagcaaagacaaagacaaacgGGAGGAGAACGTGCGCAACTCATTCTGGATCTACGACATCGCCCGTAACAACTG GTCATGTGTGTATAAGAACGATCAGGCTGTTAAAGAAAACCCGAGTAAGacgctgcaggaggaggaaccgTGTCCACGCTTTGCACACCAGCTGGTCTACGATGAGATGCACAAG GTTCACTACCTGTTTGGAGGAAACCCTGGGAAGTCGTGTTCTCCTAAAATGCGCCTGGATGACTTCTGGTCCCTCAAACTGTGTCGGCCCTCCAAGGAGTACCTGCTGCGCCACTGCAGATACCTCATCAGGAAGTACAG GTTTGAGGAGAAAGCCCAGTCAGAGCCACTGAATGCTCTGAAGTACCTTCAGAACGACCTGTCGCTAACCGTGGACCACACTGACCCCGATGAGACCAAAGAG TTCCAGCTCCTACCAACGGCTCTCTTCAAGTCCAGTTCTGATTTCATCCCTCTAG gCTTCTCTGACGTAGACCAGACGTACGCTCAGCGAACGCAGCTCTTTGACACACTCGTCAACTTCTTCCCCGACAGCATGACGCCCCCGAAGGGCAACCTGGTGGACCTGATCACCCTCTAG
- the mkln1 gene encoding muskelin isoform X1 has protein sequence MAAVPESRVLTFSVFKWSSYSSTYLPENILVDKPNDQSSRWSSESNYPPQFLILKLERPAIVQSITFGKYEKTHVCNLKKFKVFGGMSEENMTELLSSGLKNDYNKETFTLKHKIDEQMFPCRFVKIVPLMSWGPSFNFSIWYIELHGIEDPDVVQPCLNWYSKYREQEAIRLCLKHFRQHNYTEAFESLQKKTRIALEHPMLTHLHDCLVLQGDFDACEELIDKAVRDGLFNQYISQQEYKPRWSQIIPKCNKGTGSQEISRDDMNSDADDNRPGMRGGHQMVIDVQTETVYLFGGWDGTQDLADFWAYSVQENQWACISRDTEKENGPSARSCHKMCIDSQRRQIYTLGRYLDSSVRNSKSLKSDFYRYDITANTWTLLSEDTSADGGPKLVFDHQMCMDSEKHMIYTFGGRILTCNGSVEDSRTSEPQFSGLYAFHCQAGTWRLLREDSCNAGPEDIQSRIGHCMLFHTRNRCLYVFGGQRSKTYLNDFFSYDVDGDHVEIISDGTKKDSGMVPMTGFTQRATIDPELNEIHVLSGLSKDKDKREENVRNSFWIYDIARNNWSCVYKNDQAVKENPSKTLQEEEPCPRFAHQLVYDEMHKVHYLFGGNPGKSCSPKMRLDDFWSLKLCRPSKEYLLRHCRYLIRKYRFEEKAQSEPLNALKYLQNDLSLTVDHTDPDETKEFQLLPTALFKSSSDFIPLGFSDVDQTYAQRTQLFDTLVNFFPDSMTPPKGNLVDLITL, from the exons ATGGCTGCCGTTCCTGAGAGCAGAGTTCTTACTTTCAGCGTTTTTAAATGGAGCTCATATTCCTCCACATATTTACCAGA gAATATCTTGGTGGATAAACCTAACGATCAGTCCTCCAGGTGGTCTTCAGAAAGCAACTATCCTCCGCAG TTTTTAATCTTGAAGTTGGAAAGGCCGGCGATTGTTCAGAGTATCACCTTTGGCAAGTATGAGAAGACTCATGTCTGCAACCTCAAGAAGTTCAAAGTGTTTGGTGGGATGAGTGAGGAGAACATGACAGAACTTTTATCCAG TGGCCTTAAGAACGACTACAACAAGGAGACGTTTACGTTAAAGCATAAAATTGATGAGCAGATGTTTCcctgcagatttgtgaaaataG TGCCTCTGATGTCTTGGGGGCCCAGTTTTAACTTCAGCATCTGGTACATTGAACTGCATGGCATTGAGGACCCTGATGTGGTGCAGCCCTGCCTTAACTGGTACAGCAAG TACAGAGAACAGGAAGCCATTCGGCTCTGCCTCAAGCACTTCCGGCAGCACAACTACACGGAAGCCTTCGAGTCGCTGCAGAAGAAGACGCGCATAGCCCTGGAGCACCCCATGCTCACACACCTGCACGACTGTCTGGTGCTGCAGGGAGACTTTGACGCCTGTGAGGAGCTCATAGACAAAGCAGTGAGAG ATGGTTTGTTTAACCAGTACATCAGCCAGCAGGAGTACAAGCCCAGGTGGAGTCAGATTATCCCCAAGTGCAACAAAGGTACAGGCAGCCAAGAAATCAGCCGAGACGACATGAACA GTGACGCCGATGACAATAGGCCCGGGATGAGGGGAGGACATCAAATGGTCATTGACGTCCAGACTG AGACGGTGTACCTGTTCGGGGGTTGGGATGGCACTCAGGATCTGGCTGACTTCTGGGCTTACAGCGTCCAGGAGAACCAGTGGGCCTGCATCTCCAGGGACACAGAAAAAGAG AACGGCCCGAGCGCCCGCTCCTGCCACAAGATGTGCATCGACTCGCAACGCCGGCAGATCTACACGCTGGGCCGCTACCTGGACTCCAGCGTCAGGAACAGCAAGTCCTTGAAGAGCGACTTCTACCGCTACGACATCACGGCCAACACCTGGACGCTCCTCAGCGAAGACACGTCAGCGGACGGAGGGCCCAAGCTGGTGTTTGACCACCAG ATGTGCATGGACTCAGAGAAACACATGATTTACACGTTTGGCGGCCGCATCCTGACGTGTAACGGCAGCGTAGAGGACAGTCGGACATCGGAGCCACAGTTCAGTGGTTTGTACGCCTTCCACTGCCAGGCGGGGACGTGGCGCCTCCTACGGGAAGACTCGTGCAACGCCGGGCCAGAAGACATTCAGTCCCGGATCGGACACTGCATGCTCTTCCACACC AGAAACCGCTGTCTCTATGTGTttgggggtcagaggtcaaagacGTACCTGAACGATTTCTTCAGCTACGACGTGGACGGAGATCATGTAGAGATCATATCTGATGGTACCAAAAAGGATTCTGGGATGG TTCCAATGACTGGTTTCACCCAAAGAGCCACCATCGACCCGGAGCTCAACGAGATCCACGTCCTGTCTGGGCTgagcaaagacaaagacaaacgGGAGGAGAACGTGCGCAACTCATTCTGGATCTACGACATCGCCCGTAACAACTG GTCATGTGTGTATAAGAACGATCAGGCTGTTAAAGAAAACCCGAGTAAGacgctgcaggaggaggaaccgTGTCCACGCTTTGCACACCAGCTGGTCTACGATGAGATGCACAAG GTTCACTACCTGTTTGGAGGAAACCCTGGGAAGTCGTGTTCTCCTAAAATGCGCCTGGATGACTTCTGGTCCCTCAAACTGTGTCGGCCCTCCAAGGAGTACCTGCTGCGCCACTGCAGATACCTCATCAGGAAGTACAG GTTTGAGGAGAAAGCCCAGTCAGAGCCACTGAATGCTCTGAAGTACCTTCAGAACGACCTGTCGCTAACCGTGGACCACACTGACCCCGATGAGACCAAAGAG TTCCAGCTCCTACCAACGGCTCTCTTCAAGTCCAGTTCTGATTTCATCCCTCTAG gCTTCTCTGACGTAGACCAGACGTACGCTCAGCGAACGCAGCTCTTTGACACACTCGTCAACTTCTTCCCCGACAGCATGACGCCCCCGAAGGGCAACCTGGTGGACCTGATCACCCTCTAG